A single genomic interval of Alligator mississippiensis isolate rAllMis1 chromosome 15, rAllMis1, whole genome shotgun sequence harbors:
- the LOC132245565 gene encoding olfactory receptor 14C36-like: MDLAFSRELAKDIEMVTERVPRPEQWRYTSLWRSRPAPRPGCILPNCTTVTKFLLLGFSDTRELQILHFVTFLATYLAALVGNLLVITVVTTDHHLQSPMYYFLVNVSILDLGSISVTMPKSMFNSLLNTRQISCAGCIFQVFLFLLYCAADVAFLTIMAYDRYIAICKPLHYDIIMNRRACIQMAACAWAADVIYSALHTGNTFSLPFCHSNTINQFFCEIPQLLKLSCSNTYHRELAALVFSVCLGLVCFVFIVVSYVQIFTAVWRIPSEQGRQKAFSTCIPHLIVVSLFLSTGSIAYMKPIFDSLSPLDLLAAVLYFVVPPLINPVIYSMRNKEIQAALRKLLHRLIISRNNML, encoded by the exons ATGGACCTGGCGTTCAGCAGAGAATTGGCTAAGGATATTGAGATGGTGACAGAGAGAGTTccaag gcctgagcagtggaggtatacctCTCTTTGGAGAtcacgccccgccccccgcccaggGTGTATACTgcccaactgcaccactgtaaccaagttcctcctcctgggcttctctgacactcgggagctgcagatcttacactttgtcaccTTTCTCGCAACATACCTGGCAGCtttggtggggaacctccttgttatcactgttGTAACAACAGACCACCACCTCCAAAGCCCCATGTACTATTTTTTGGTAAAtgtgtccatccttgaccttggctccatctcagtgaccatgcccaaatccatgtttaACTCTTTATTGAACACCAGGCAGATATCCTGTGCTGGATGTATATTCCAGGTCTTTCTCTTCTTGCTGTATTGTGCAGCTGATGTTGCCTTCCttaccatcatggcatatgaccggtacattgccatctgcaagccactgcattatgacatcataatgaacaggagagcctgcatccagatggctgcctgtgcttgggctgctgatgtcatctactctgcactgcacactgggaacacctttagtctacccttctgccactcaaataccatcaaccagttcttctgtgaaatacctcagctgctcaagctctcctgctctaacacataccacagagagctggcagctcttgtcTTCAGTGTGTGTTTAGGTttagtctgttttgttttcatcgttgtgtcgtatgttcagatcttcaccgcagtttggagaatcccctctgagcagggccggcagaaagccttctccacctgcattccccaCCTTATTGTGGTCTCCCTGTTCCTTTCCACTGGTAGCATTGCCTACATGAAGCCCATCTTtgactccctgtcccctctggatctcctggcagctgttctgtattttgtggtgcctccattgattaatccggtcatctacagcatgaggaacaaggagatccaggctgccctgaggaaactgctccacaggctgatcatCTCCAggaacaatat gctcTGA